A single genomic interval of Mucilaginibacter boryungensis harbors:
- a CDS encoding DUF4249 domain-containing protein has translation MRKYWFIYLLILLAVTSCQRVIDISINPGATLIVIEGNVVNVTGVQTVAISKTVPYNDANVYPAVTGATVTITANNVTYTLKETQPGQYTVTNMKVKTGQEYVLSVKSGDKVYTSSSVMPAQVLLDSIGISTIAIGNKSVKTVSTFYHDPPGVANQYRFVMYVNGVQVKAIFALNDELTDGRLVNTMLYQDDIVLKTGDKVEVEMQCIDMNMYNYWYTLSQQGGNGPNNSATPSNPASNLTNGALGYFSAHTTQKKSITVL, from the coding sequence GTGCGTAAGTATTGGTTCATATATCTGTTAATATTGCTGGCTGTCACTTCTTGCCAAAGGGTGATAGATATTAGCATTAACCCGGGGGCTACTCTGATCGTTATTGAAGGCAATGTAGTGAATGTAACAGGTGTGCAAACGGTAGCTATATCAAAAACAGTTCCGTATAACGATGCTAATGTATACCCGGCAGTCACAGGGGCTACCGTAACCATCACGGCTAACAACGTTACCTATACACTTAAGGAAACCCAGCCGGGCCAGTATACGGTAACCAATATGAAGGTTAAAACCGGCCAGGAATATGTGCTCAGCGTAAAATCGGGCGATAAGGTCTACACATCGTCCTCGGTTATGCCTGCCCAGGTGTTGTTGGATTCTATAGGCATAAGCACTATTGCGATTGGGAATAAATCAGTTAAAACGGTTTCAACTTTTTACCATGATCCGCCGGGAGTGGCAAATCAGTACCGTTTTGTAATGTATGTGAACGGGGTACAGGTAAAAGCGATATTTGCATTAAATGACGAACTGACCGATGGCCGCCTGGTTAACACGATGCTTTACCAGGATGATATAGTGTTAAAAACAGGCGACAAAGTTGAGGTGGAAATGCAGTGTATTGATATGAATATGTACAATTACTGGTATACCTTAAGTCAGCAGGGCGGTAACGGGCCAAATAATTCGGCTACACCATCCAACCCAGCCTCAAACCTGACTAATGGCGCATTGGGTTATTTCAGTGCGCATACAACGCAAAAAAAGAGCATCACTGTTTTGTAA
- the mscL gene encoding large-conductance mechanosensitive channel protein MscL — MSIIKEFKEFAVKGNVVDLAVGVIIGAAFGKIVTSLVNDVIMPPIGLLTGGLDFSKQKWVLKAAENGKPETAVAYGAFVNNVIDFLIVAFVIFLLIKGINSLKRQEEAAPAAPPEPTKEEILLTQIRDLLAKK, encoded by the coding sequence ATGTCTATAATTAAAGAATTTAAGGAGTTTGCAGTTAAAGGCAATGTAGTCGACCTGGCAGTAGGTGTCATCATTGGCGCTGCTTTTGGCAAAATAGTCACCTCGTTAGTTAATGATGTAATTATGCCGCCCATAGGCCTGTTAACCGGCGGGCTCGACTTCAGCAAACAAAAATGGGTACTTAAAGCGGCCGAGAACGGGAAGCCGGAAACGGCGGTAGCTTATGGTGCGTTTGTAAATAACGTAATAGATTTCCTGATTGTTGCCTTTGTGATCTTCCTGTTGATAAAAGGTATTAATTCCCTGAAACGACAAGAAGAGGCAGCACCTGCAGCCCCACCTGAACCTACCAAAGAAGAAATACTGTTAACCCAGATAAGGGATTTATTAGCGAAGAAATAA